The Mucilaginibacter rubeus genomic interval CCAGGCGATTGAGCAATTACTACCCGATGACGCCACCATTATTACCCTGTTTTACAAGGGCGAGCAATCATTAGAGGAGATTGCCCAAACAATGGGTATTGAAACAAATACCGTTAAGGTTAAACTATTTAGAGCACGCCAGCGTTTGAAAGAAAAGCTGGAGCGCAATTTAAAACACGAGGTGAAAGAACTGATATGAACACCATCGAAGAAAAACTTTGGAACTATATTGATGGTACCTGTACTCCAGCAGAGCAGGAAGCCATTGCCCGGCTTATTGAAGAAGATGCTTTGTACAAACAAAAGTACACAGAACTGCTTGAGCTAAACCAGGAATTTGCCGACATGGATCTTGACGAACCGTCGATGGCATTCAGTTATAATGTAATGGAGGCCATCAGGGCCGAGCAGTTAGCGCCATTAAAATCAACTATTAATAAAAAAATAATATTAGGGATAGCTGCATTTTTCGTATTGAGCATCCTGATTTTACTTGGTATAACCCTCTCGAGCATCAAAATTTCGGGCAATTTATTCAGTGGTTTAGATCTTAAACTACCTTCAAACGTTAAATTACCTTCGGCAAGCAGTATCTTCAACAGCACTTTAATGAAAAGTTTTTTCGTGTTTGATGTAATTTTGGCGCTATTTTTAACTGACAGTTACCTGCGTAGAAAAAAAGCTGCAAAAGAGGCATAAAGTGTTCACTTTTCTGTAATGCCAAATATCGCAAGAGTGTCTTTTTGACACTTAGTTATACACTTTTTGTAAAGTAAACTCTCCTTTAACCTATTGTTAATGTATCCTTGTTGATACATTAACAAAAATTTTAAAAAGTTTTTGGTTTTGGCACAGTGATTGTAATACAGACAACGAACTGGTAAACTTACCGGTTTAATTGTGATAAGGTTTAGGTTGAAAGTCTCCCGACGCAAGGTTGGGAGGCTTTTATTTTTTATACACCATTCTGTCATACTTACCTTATCCCCATCCTACTACTTGACACCCGGTTTGATTTTTGTAACTTTGTTTTTATGTCGAAAGCAGAAACACTTGAAGATTTTTATCAAAGAAAGGTAAACTGGTTACCCAATAACCTGCAACAAAGCATTGGTCACTTTAACGTGTTCAGGATTGAAGACTGCATTGGCCCCAATGCAAAGCAGGTAACTTACAGCCGCCGTACCTTTTATAAGATCAGCCTGATGCGTGGCGATAATATCATTCACTATGCCGATAAAAGCATTACGCTTTCAGGCTCTACGCTGATGTTCTTTAGTCCGATGGTGCCATATACCTTTGAGCACATGTCTGACGACCGCACCGGTTTCTTCTGTATTTTTACCGAAGAGTTTTTTCTGGAGAAATTCAGGACAGGCTTGAGCGAGTTCCCGATGTTTGGCATCAATGCTAAGCCCGTTTATGCTTTAAATGAAGAGCAGGATGCCTATGTGACAGGTCTTTTCCAAAAGATGCTTACCGAGATCAATACCGAATATGCTTTTAAATATGATCTGATCCGTAACTATGTTACCGAGCTGGCATACTACGCGTTAAAGACAGAACCTTCTGAAAACGTATATAAGCATGTTGATGCCAAATCACGCATCACGTCGGTATTTACCGAGCTGCTGGAGCGGCAATTCCCTATTGAAACTCCGTCTCAGCGGTTTGCGCTTCGTTCGGCCAATGACTTTGCGCAACGACTTTCGGTACACGTAAACCACCTGAACAGGGCCATCCGCGAAACTACAGGCAAAACCACTACCGATCACATTGCCGACAGGTTGCTTAGCGAAGCCAAATCATTATTAAGGCATACCGACTGGAACATTTCAGAAATTGGTTACTGCCTGGGCTTTGAAGAACCCACCCATTTCAATAACTTTTTCAAGAAACAAACCCAGCAAACGCCAAGCTCGTTCCGAAATGTTTGAATTTCGTAACCTTTGGTTTGATTAATGTAATGTCCTCCCTTTGTTGTCGCTGTAACTTTGTTCTATCTTAATAACAAAGCAAACAACTTTTATGGACAACAACAAAGTATGGTTTATTACCGGGGCTTCGAAAGGCTTTGGCCTGAGCCTGGTAAAACAACTACTGGAAGCAGGACAGCTTGTTGCCGCTACTTCCAGAAATTTACAGGAATTAACCACAGCGGTTAATACAACAAGCAATAATTTTTTACCCCTACAGGTTGATCTGGCAAATGAAAGCAGCGTGTCGCTGGCTTTACAACACACCAATGAAGCCTTTGGCTGTATCGATGTAGTGATCAACAATGCAGGTTATGGTATAGGCGGCGCAATTGAAGAGCTTAGCGATGCCGAAACCCGTATGGCATTTGACGTAAACGTATTTGGCACCCTGAACGTGATCCGCTCGGTAATGCCTTACCTGCGCAAACAACGCTCGGGCCATATCATCAACATTTCATCCATCGCGGGTATTACCGGCAACGCCGGCTGGGCAATTTATGCAGGATCGAAATATGCCGTAATCGGCATTTCGGAAGTACTTGCCGCCGATGTTAAAGAACTGGGCATTAAAGTTACCGTGGTGGCACCAGGCGCCTTCCGCACCAGCTTCCTTACTGCCGGTTCACTTTCAATCACCGATAATAAAATTGATGATTACAAAGAGGTTCGCGCTATTCATAACAAATACCTTAAAATGGATGGCAACCAGGCAGGCGATCCGGAAAAAGCGGCAACCGCTATTATCAATGTAGCTTACGAAGAAAACCCGCCATTATACCTTTTATTAGGTGGTGATGCATACAATCGCGCTTTAGCTAAGCTTGATACTTTACACAATGAAATCCGCCAGTGGCAGGATATAACCTGCTCAACCGATTTCTAAATTTTATTCCGTTACCCTATATCTACCTATATAAAAACAATAAAATGCAAAGTATTAAAGATAAAGTGATTGTGATAACCGGTGCCAGCAGTGGCATCGGTGCATCTGCCGCCCGTAAACTGACACAGCTCGGAGCAAAAGTGGTTCTGGCTGCCCGTCGCGAAGATCAGCTGAAAACCCTGGTTACTGAAATTGGCGAAAATGCCATGTATGTAGTTACGGATGTTGCCAAACGTACCGACCTCGACAATCTTATTCAACAAGCCATAGCCAAATTTGGCCATGTTGATGTGATGTGGAATAATGCCGGTATCATGCCCATTTCCTTTTTTGAAGAAGGCCATGTGGATGAGTGGGATAAAATGATAGACATCAACATTAAAGGTGTATTATATGGCATCAATGCCGTGCTACCACATATGCTTCAACGGGGCGAAGGGCACATCCTTTCTACGTCATCGGTAGGTGGCTTAAAAACTTCGCCAGGTATTGGTGTGTACAGCGGTACCAAATTCGCGGTTAAGGCCATTATGGAAACCCTGCGCGAGGAAGTTGCCCAAACTATTAAAGTAACTACCATATATCCGGGCGCTACTAAATCGGAGTTAGGTCATGACATTACCAGCCCGAAGATAAAAGGCCTCTATGGTAACCTGACCAATATGCCCAAGCTTGATGAAGAAGCTATTGCCAACGCGGTGATCTACGCGATAAGTCAGCCGGACAATATTACCGTTAACGAAGTTGTGGTACGCCCGCTCGGCCAAACCCGATAATGTTAATCCGGACCATCTTTTCCATCAAAATAAGCGAAAATCAAAAACAATCGCCAAAAGCGTAACAAATCAGTAAAAACAAAATCTATCAACATACAAAACTGTGGAAAACAACAAAGTATGGTTTGTCACCGGGGCCTCTAAGGGACTGGGACTTGCCTTAGTCAAACGACTATTAAATGAGGGCTATAAGGTAGCCGCCACATCACGCAATTTAAGCGATTTGAGTAAAGCAGTTGACGCAAACAGTGAGCAGTTTTTACCGCTTGCCGTTAATTTAACCAACGAAGACAGTGTACAGGAAGCCGTTGAGCTCGCGGTAAAAACCTTCGGAAAAATTGATGTAGTTGTCAACAATGCCGGATACGGCTTATTGGGCGGCATTGAGGAACTGACCGACCGCGAAGCCCGTGATAACTTTGAAATCAACGTATTTGGCTCATTAAATGTGATCCGCAAGGCGCTGCCTTATCTGCGTGCTCAAAAATCAGGTCATATTTTAAACGTTTCGTCAATAGGTGGCTTTACCGGTGCGTTTGCAGGCGGCGGTATTTATTGCGCCACCAAGTTTGCCGTTAATGGTTTCTCCGAAACATTATCGGCCGAAGTAGCGCCATTTGGCATAAAGGTCACCATTGTGCAGCCGGGTTATTTCAGGACAAACTTTCTGTCGGCAGGTTCATTGGCAGTACCTCAAAACCAGATAGCAGACTATCAGAATGTACGGGACACAGTAAATTTTCACCAAAACGATATGGACCAGCAACAGGCCGGCGACCCTGAAAAAGCAGCCGCGGCCATGATCAGCATAACTAACGAAGCTAACCCGCCCCTTAATTTATTTTTAGGCGAGGATGCTTACGGCTTGGTTGAGAAAAAGCTGGCATTCGTTCAAAACGAATTAGCAACATGGAAAGAACTAACGCTTTCAACAGCAATACAACAATAAATTCAAATCATTATATAGGTGTATGGGCTACCCGCGATGGGCTGATCCGTCACGAATTTTTGCCCAACGGCCGTTACACCGAAGCCCGCGGCGATAAACAAAATGCCTACTCAGGCTACTATAGTGTGTTAGGCAACCACGTTGAATACCTTGACGATACCGGCTTCACCGCCGAAGGCGATTTCAGGGATGGTGTATATTATTACGCCGGAATGGTTTTGGTTAAGCAAACGGCGTGATAAATCAATATAAAAACGGGGCCCGTGCGATTCCCCTCTTGAGAGGGGCGCAGGGGTGTGTTTCTGCTTTGATAAGCTAATCGTATAAACACACCCCTGCTCCCGCTCATTTTCACCGCGCCCCCTCTCAAGAGGGGAGTTTTGAAAATGCCCCCTTTGTGCTACAATAAAATCAGTAAACATTATTAGCACATAAAAGCTTGCTTGTTAAAGCAGGCTTTTTTTATCTTAGGGGAATCAAACCCTTGAAAAAATATGAGTTTTAAAACCCAGCTCAGTTCAATTTTTGTTGATGAAAATAATATTCCCCCCGAATTTCAGATTGAAGAAGTACACCAGCGCGAATACCTGAGCGGTGGCGAAATGAAACCATGGAGCGGCGAAGTAAGCGAAGTTTACTCGCCGGTTGGCTTTTGGGCCGAGGATGGCACTTTTAACCGCAAGCTGATTGGCACCTACCCCGTTTGCACCGAAAAAGAAGCATTTGAAGCTTTGGATGCAGCCCTTGAAGCCTATGACAATGGCCGCGGCGAATGGCCAACCATGAGCATTGCCGACCGTATTAAATGCATGGAACGCTTCATTTACAAAATGAGCGAACAGCGTACACTGGTAGTTAAACTCCTGATGTGGGAAATCGGTAAATCATATGCCGATTCGGCTAAAGAATTTGACCGTACCATCGAGTACATCAATGCCACTATCGATGCATTGAAGGATATCGACCGCCAGTCGTCTCGCTTTGAAATGGCCGAAGGGTTGGTAGCGCAGATCCGTCGCTCGCCTTTAGGTGTGGTACTTTGTATGGGCCCGTTCAACTACCCGCTGAACGAAACTTTCACTACCCTGATCCCCGCACTGATCATGGGCAATACCATTTTATTTAAACCACCTAAACATGGTACGCTGCTGCATTACCCATTATTAAAAGCATTCCAGGAATCGTTCCCTAAAGGTGTGGTGAATACCATTTATGGTCGCGGTGCTGTCGTAACCCCAGGCTTAATGGCATCGGGCAAGGTGAACGTGCTGGCTTTCATCGGTTCGAGCAAAGTGGCTAACGATCTGAAAAAACGTCACCCTAAAATTAACCGTTTAAGGGCCGTTTTAAGCCTGGATGCCAAAAACGCGGCCATTGTAACCAAACACGCCGACCTGCCGCAAGCGGTAAGCGAATGTATTTTAGGTTCGCTATCATTTAACGGCCAGCGTTGTACGGCCATTAAAGTAATATTTGTACATAAAGAAGTCGCCGACGAGTTTTTAAAACTGTTAAGCGAAGCTGTCGCCAAACTTAAGTTCGGTTTGCCATGGGAAAAAGACGTAAAACTTACGCCACTCCCTGAGCCGCATAAACCTGCCTATTTAACCGATATTGTAAACGATGCATTAGCCAACGGTGCAAAAGTGATTAACGAAAATGGCGGCGAAACATCCGCTTCGTTCTTTTTCCCGGCCATTGTATACCCGGTTAACGAAAACATGAAGCTGTACCGCGAAGAACAGTTTGGCCCGGTGATCCCGGTTATTCCGTTTGAGGATATCGAGGAACCTATCACGTACCAGATAGATTCGCCGCATGGCATGCAGGTGAGTATTTTCAGTAATGATGCTAAAGAAATTTCATCGCTGATAGATCCGTTTGTGAACCTGGTGAGCCGTGTAAACATCAACAGCCAATGCCAGCGTGGCCCGGACGTATTCCCATTCACCGGCCGTAAGGACAGTGCCGAGGGAACCCTTTCGGTGCATGATGCCTTAAGGTCGTTCTCTATCCGCTCGCTGGTTACCACCAAAATGACCGAAACCAATAAAAACATCATCAACGAAATTGTGAATGACAACGATTCCAATTTCCTGAGCACTAAGTTTATATTGTAGAGAGCGTTTAAAGCCCAACCGAGCGTCATTGCGAGGTACGAAGCAATCCCCGATTAGCAGGTCCACCCTGTACAGTTTGGGATTGCTTCGTACCTCGCAATGACGCTTTTTATTTATCCAAACACTCCTCAATCAAAAAATATTTGCATCTTTGTACCAATTCCTTAATTGTTAACCCTTTAATATTTTAAGGACTATGCTACAGAGTATCTCATACATATCCCATTAATGCATCACCTTTAACAGGTGGACAACAATCCTTGTGTCTTTATTTAAATGTTTTTGCCGGTGTGTTTAACCGGTGATTGGTTTTGTTTGTCTGCGGATTTACGCGTTAACGGCTTTAACTGCAATTTCAAAATGGGTATATCCCTAACCCGGGGATGATTTTTTAAAAATCACAACAGATTTTAAAGAATTAAACACGTAAAGTCCGATGGACATACATGATTTGCTGTCTACAAATATTGGAAGAGAATTTTTTCGAACAGCCCAAATACATTAACGAATTTAAAAACAAACCGAAGTACTCTTTAAAAGAGGCATACTCCGCCTATTAACAATACCCTCATGGGCAATTTAAAAACAAAAGAATTAACACAGATAGGCTACACTGACAACAAACAGCGTAGCCTCGCCGTGAATATGATAGCCAAACACTTTAAGCATTACAGCAAAGCAGAGGCAATTAATTTATTAACCAGTATCCCGCTGCAACCGGATTCTTTTCTGAACAATGAAATAACCGGAAAAATAGCCGAAACATTTATCAGCAATATACACGAAGCGATAAGCACATCTTACGAATTAAAAGATCAACACGCGCCGTTAAACATTTTCGGCGAAGCAGACATTGAACCATCCGCCATAAAACAGATGGAACTTGCACTTAAGCTACCGATTAGCTTACAGGGAGCATTGATGCCCGACGCACATAGCGGCTATGGCCTGCCCATCGGCGGTGTACTCGCCGCTAAAAACGCGGTGATCCCTTATGGTGTAGGCATGGATATCGGCTGTCGGATGGCCCTATCCATTATTGATGCCGATGAACGATTTTTAAACCGTTATGCCCATCAAATAAAACAAGCTATAAATGACCATACACATTTTGGTATTGATGGAGGTTTAACCACTTCTCAAGATCACGAAGTGCTTGACAGCCCCCAATTCCATCAAACACCTTTGCTAAAAAAGCTGCATGGCAAAGCAGTTAAACAATTAGGCTCATCTGGCAGTGGAAATCATTTTGTGGAGTTTGGGCTGATGGAGATTTACGAATGCAATGCCCTCGGGCTTCCACCCAAGCAATACCTGGCTTTGCTGTCACATTCGGGCAGTCGTGGCTTGGGGGCCAATATCGCCCGGCATTATACACAGATAGCTATGGAAACCTGCAAACTTCCGCGCGAAGCACAGCCGCTGGCCTGGCTTGATCTTGATACAGAAGCCGGTCAAGAATATTGGCTAAGCATGAACCTCGCAGGCGATTACGCAAAGGCATGTCATGACCGTATCCATGCTAATTTGCTAAAGGCACTGGGTTTAAAAGCTCTGGCCAAAGTTGAAAACCACCACAATTTTGCCTGGAAAGATATATTAGCAAACGGGACTGAGGCAATTATCCATCGTAAGGGAGCTACACCGGCCCATGTTGGTGAACTGGGTATTATTCCCGGCAGCATGGCTACTCCCGCTTATTTAGTAATGGGCAAAGGAAATGATAGTGCCTTATACTCTGCATCGCACGGCGCGGGCAGGGCCATGAGCCGTAAGGAGGCACGGGAAAGTACAACAGGCTCAGCAGTTAAAAAAATGTTGGCAGATGCAGGTGTAACACTGATAGGCGGCAGTCTGGAAGAAAATCCATTGGCCTATAAAAACATAGAAACGGTGATAGCTGCCCAACAACAATTAATTGAAGTACAGGGTAAGTTTTACCCGCGTATAGTAAGAATGGATAAAGAATAATGAAGAAGATCATACAAATAACCGCCGGCAAAGGTCCGGCGGAATGCTGCCTTGTCGTAGTGCAGGTTAGAGACCTGCTCATGAAACACGCAAAGGCACAAAACATAAGCATAGCTATAGCTGAAGATAAACCGGGACCGCAAAAAGGCACTCTTTTGTCGTCTACTTTAATAGCTGAAAGTAACCACCTGGAGAGCCTGATAAAAGAATGGCAAGGCACCATACAATGGACAGCGCAAAGCCCCTATCGACCCGCGCATAAACGTAAAAACTGGTTTGTAGGTGTTGAAGTATTCGATATTCCGGAACAAAGAGGTTTTGATCCTGCAGATGTGGTATTTGAAACCATCCGGTCATCGGGACCGGGCGGGCAAAATGTAAATAAGGTTGAAACAGCCGTACGCGGTATCCACAAACCTACCGGTATACAGGTGGTGGTTATGGATAGCCGTTCGCAATTACAAAACAAAAAATTGTGTTTGACAAGGCTTCAGGAAAGGATAACCGCGCTTCAAACCGGTAAACTTATGGGCCATCAGCAAAGCCAGTGGCAGGAGCATCACTCGCTTGAGCGGGGCAACCCGGTTAAGGTTATAAAGTTGCCCCTTATTTAAAGCCTGCTCTGATTCAGCCATACGGAGTTTTTAAAGCTCCGTATGGCTCTTTCTAATTTCATTTATAATTTAGATAAGCATCCAGAATATCTAAACGCATTTTATTCAGATCGGCCGTTTCTGTGTTGGATAGCAGGATAAGGGTTACGCCTTTGTTGATCAAATGCACCCAGTTTGATTCGTTACCGTATCCACCGCCCTGCCGCTCGGCAAAAATGGTATTTGTTTTTCCAATCTTTCGCGGATATACCCAAAAGCCAAAGGCCACATCGCCAAGCTTGGGATACGACGTCAGCATTAAATCAACAGTGGCTTTCTTTAACAAGGTGTGATTAAATATGGCCTGGTCAAAAATAAGCAGGTCGTGCGGCGTTGAATACATGGCCCCTGCCGAGAAATGATTATCGATATAGTGGTAAGTAGGCATAATTAAGGAATCCACACTGCCCGCTTTGTTGTAATAGCCTTCATCAAGATCAGCAACAATATCCTCATGGTGCAGGTAATTGGTATTATTCATTTTAAGGGGGATCAGGATCTTATCCCGTAAAACAACGTCAAACGGCTGATTGTAAATTTTCTCAATGATCCTGCCCAGCAAAATAAAATCGCCATTGCTGTAATTGAATTTCGTTCCCGGTGTATCAATCAGTTTTTCGGAGCAATACTTGTTAATGAAGGTATCTACAGGCCATAAATTCTGATCATAAGCTTCAGGAATAAATTTAGGATCCATTTCTTTTAAATACCTCCCGCTGCTATAAGTAAGCAAATTCCGGATGGTTACTTTATGTGAAGCTTCTCCTTTATATTCGGGATAGTAGGCCGATATAGTTGAGTCAAGGTTGATCTTACCCTGCTCATATAGCTGCATAATGAGCACGGCTGTAAACGTTTTGGTAACAGAAAAAATCTGGAACCTTGTTTTGGGAGAAAAGTTAATATTATAATGCCGGTTAGCTAAACCCGTATATTTTAAATAATCAGGCTTGCCATTTTTGGCTATTAAAATCGCCCCGTTAAAATTTCGTTTTTTGATACAGGAGTCAATCACCCTATCAACTGCCTTGTGCTGACTGTAAGCGGCGGTTATTATCAGGGAAAGGGTTAGGCTTAACAAATATCTTTTCATCAGCGATGTATAGATCAGAAAGTTAGGCATTAATATGCCAACTTACAATTACCACATTTTTCACGCTGTTCAAGTTATCCCGAAACCCTTTGCTAAAAACTATTTTCCGTTTGCCCGCTTCACCATAAAATCCAAAGCTGCCTTATCAGACAATGGCCCGGCCAGCGGTTTTTCGCCCAGGATCATAATTTTATTATCGCTTGTTGTATAGGCAGGCCATGTTGGTACACCTTTCCCATTAGGGTTACCGGTTTTAGCAAAATTTGCCCAATAGGTGCTCATGGTATTGGCCAATTGCTGATCAACAGGCTCCCATGGGCGGTTCAGGAATTTAAGGTTATCATAAGCATAAGCCACCTCGCTGGTATGGAAAGCGCCATATTTAACAAAATCTGCAGTGGCCGGCAAGCGGCGGGTAAAACGGTAAACATAAATTTTCGATTTCGCTTTTTCGCTTTGTACATTGGCCCAGGTATAATTCTGCATCCCGAAAATCTGATCGCGGTTGATCCGGGTTTGAGAAGTCGCTGCTTCCTGATCCGAACCTGCCGGGTACAATTTTAAAAGTTCATCGGCATCGGCACCGTATTGAGTGCTTATCATTTTCTTATAATCTTCGGCCGTTTTTGGCGGGCCAACAAAGGCATCATCTTCATTCCACCCGGTAAGTATAGGTACATCATTTTGCTTATGCTCATTAAAAATATCGGCAATACTTTCCGGTAAAACATAACCGTCAATAACCGGGCGGCTTTGGCCTTTGCCAACCAGTTCGGTAGCAGGTTTGTTTCTCAATTCCGCAAGAGAACTTGCACCTAATGTAGTTGCCGTTTTTATGCCGTTTTCTTCCGCTTCTTTCAAGCCGCCGTATCCACGCGGACTGATAAAGCTGGCCCCGCTTTCGGCTATAGCACCGTTAAACAGGCCTTTTCCTAATGGTGATGCCACCAAACAATTTACACTCATGGAACCTGCCGACTGGCCAGCGATAGTAACCTTATCCGGATCGCCGCCAAAGGCAGCTATGTTTTGCTTTACCCATTTAAGTGCGGCCAGCTGATCCATCAAACCATAATTTCCTGAGGCATGGTGCGGCGACTCCTTTGTTAATTCAGGATGGGCAAAGAAACCGAAGATCCCTACGCGGTAATTGATAACCACAAATATGATCCCTTTTTTTGCCATCGCTTCGCCATCATAAATAGGCACACCCGCGCCGCCGCTTACAAATCCTCCACCATAAATATATACCAATACAGGTCGTTTTTCTGCGGATGTTTTAGCGGCAGTCCATACGTTTAAATAAAGGCAATCTTCACTGATAGGTTCGTAAGGAATCAGGAACTCCCGTGTGTACACACCAAATGCATCAGGCTTACCCTGCATGGGGCTGGCAGCAAATTCGGTACATTTTTTTACGCCATCCCAAGCCTTTACCGGTTGAGGTGCTTTCCAGCGTAAATCGCCAACAGGTGGTGCTGCAAAGGGGATTCCTTTATAAATATGCACATCGCCAGCCTGATTGGCGAAACCAGATACTTTGCCTGCATCGATAGCCACAACATCAAGGTTTTTATTTTGAGCAAAAACAGAACTTACCAGCAGCAAAAGCGGAAGTAAAAGGATGCGTTTCATTTAAATAGGTTTAATGATTGGTTTGTTAAACTTACAAAGTTTTCCTTAAACCGTTTACGCTTTTAAAATGCCTTTGTAACAATCTGTATAATTAACAAAAACATCATATTGCATTTTAAATGCTTTGTTGATATTTGGCACAATCAAAAATCTTTTCCCGCGATGAAGTTTAAACATCTGCTGCTTATTTCCCTCTCTTTCGCTACCGTTTCGGTATCGGCACAAAAAAAGAAAACTCCAACAACGCCCGCTGCGTCTGCATCAATTCCCCGCCCAAAACTGGTTGTGGGTTTAGTGGTTGACCAAATGCGCTGGGATTACCTGTACCGCTATTATGACCGTTACCAAGCCGGTGGCTTTAAGCGCATGCTTAATGAAGGTTTTACATGCGAAAACACTAATATTGACTATATCCCCACTGTTACGGCCGCTGGTCATACCTGTATCTATACCGGTTCTATTCCTGCCCTGCACGGCATAGTTGGTAACGATTTTATTATTCAGGCTACCGGTAAATCTATGTATTGTACCGATGACAGCACTGTTGTTGCTGTTGGCAGCACTTCAAAGGCGGGCCAGATGTCGCCTCGCAACTTATTGGTTAGCACCGTTACCGACGAGTTAAGGCTGGCTACCAATTTCCGTTCAAAAGTTATCGGCATAGCATTGAAAGATCGCGGCGGTATCCTACCTGCAGGTCACTCGGCAAATGCGGCTTACTGGTTTGACGATGCCAGCGGCAACTGGATCACCAGTACTTATTATATGAATGACCTGCCTGCATGGGTTAAAACTTTTAACAATCAAAAAATTGCTGAAAAATACCTAAAACAGGATTGGAACCCATTATACCCTATTGATACTTACGTACAAAGCGCCCCTGATAATAGCGACCGTTATGAAGGCAAAT includes:
- a CDS encoding serine hydrolase domain-containing protein, giving the protein MKRYLLSLTLSLIITAAYSQHKAVDRVIDSCIKKRNFNGAILIAKNGKPDYLKYTGLANRHYNINFSPKTRFQIFSVTKTFTAVLIMQLYEQGKINLDSTISAYYPEYKGEASHKVTIRNLLTYSSGRYLKEMDPKFIPEAYDQNLWPVDTFINKYCSEKLIDTPGTKFNYSNGDFILLGRIIEKIYNQPFDVVLRDKILIPLKMNNTNYLHHEDIVADLDEGYYNKAGSVDSLIMPTYHYIDNHFSAGAMYSTPHDLLIFDQAIFNHTLLKKATVDLMLTSYPKLGDVAFGFWVYPRKIGKTNTIFAERQGGGYGNESNWVHLINKGVTLILLSNTETADLNKMRLDILDAYLNYK
- a CDS encoding carboxylesterase/lipase family protein, which encodes MKRILLLPLLLLVSSVFAQNKNLDVVAIDAGKVSGFANQAGDVHIYKGIPFAAPPVGDLRWKAPQPVKAWDGVKKCTEFAASPMQGKPDAFGVYTREFLIPYEPISEDCLYLNVWTAAKTSAEKRPVLVYIYGGGFVSGGAGVPIYDGEAMAKKGIIFVVINYRVGIFGFFAHPELTKESPHHASGNYGLMDQLAALKWVKQNIAAFGGDPDKVTIAGQSAGSMSVNCLVASPLGKGLFNGAIAESGASFISPRGYGGLKEAEENGIKTATTLGASSLAELRNKPATELVGKGQSRPVIDGYVLPESIADIFNEHKQNDVPILTGWNEDDAFVGPPKTAEDYKKMISTQYGADADELLKLYPAGSDQEAATSQTRINRDQIFGMQNYTWANVQSEKAKSKIYVYRFTRRLPATADFVKYGAFHTSEVAYAYDNLKFLNRPWEPVDQQLANTMSTYWANFAKTGNPNGKGVPTWPAYTTSDNKIMILGEKPLAGPLSDKAALDFMVKRANGK